The proteins below are encoded in one region of Pantoea eucalypti:
- a CDS encoding lipid II-degrading bacteriocin: MSEGTLVVSAPAVSAGGPPAGFGSYSPGGSTSVPPGQAQAMMYQQVLNGSYFNSQSGLDCVNKNDLTTLLQWVKNNCYLNDCVVGPAMGTAGISAMAGNGAQWRDWQLNNMSDQLSGGPYSVVSALANFFWGNGRPMNVDINKIGLQLAPQKIAGFNDQLMAMSAPGSYNFSLKFAYDTGIDSLVSNYYLGNITLQMEGTLNRDASGQWTFNGVVRGYQDNYDFNASTHRTKTNEDMTTIGNFLGQHFQGVNYPININGDLTSSFSGQ; encoded by the coding sequence ATGAGCGAAGGTACTTTGGTTGTAAGCGCACCGGCAGTAAGTGCTGGTGGTCCTCCTGCCGGATTTGGTAGCTATAGCCCAGGCGGCTCTACCTCTGTTCCGCCAGGTCAGGCACAAGCAATGATGTATCAACAGGTGCTTAATGGCAGCTACTTCAACAGCCAGTCCGGCCTGGATTGCGTTAATAAGAATGATCTCACGACCCTGCTGCAGTGGGTTAAAAACAATTGTTATCTGAACGACTGTGTTGTGGGTCCGGCCATGGGGACTGCTGGCATTTCTGCTATGGCGGGTAATGGTGCCCAGTGGCGTGACTGGCAATTAAACAATATGAGCGACCAGCTAAGTGGTGGTCCTTATAGCGTGGTTTCAGCACTGGCTAATTTCTTTTGGGGTAATGGTCGTCCAATGAATGTTGATATCAACAAAATTGGTCTTCAGCTCGCACCGCAGAAAATCGCTGGTTTTAATGATCAGTTAATGGCTATGAGCGCACCAGGCAGCTACAACTTCAGCCTAAAGTTTGCTTATGACACAGGTATTGATAGCCTGGTTTCTAATTACTACCTCGGCAATATCACCCTTCAGATGGAAGGTACGTTAAATCGTGATGCCTCTGGACAGTGGACATTCAACGGCGTTGTTCGCGGTTATCAGGATAACTATGACTTCAATGCATCCACTCACCGCACTAAGACTAATGAAGACATGACGACGATCGGTAACTTCCTCGGTCAACACTTCCAAGGTGTTAATTACCCAATCAATATCAATGGCGACCTAACTAGTTCTTTCTCTGGCCAATAA
- a CDS encoding serine acetyltransferase, producing MKYAQLKRFWHVEVIGIEKKFSWFRLATRLRNKPGLKFIFWWRLASFLYENGYRRIAYRIHSRIKGRFACDIMLGAKIGEGLSIAHHVGVVVTKRVVAGRNMRLTQNSVIGNSGKGKDGSILIGDNFFLGSNSCVIADNLVIGNNVTVGAMSFINKDIPDNSTVYTRKTVELVERD from the coding sequence ATGAAATACGCGCAGCTGAAGCGCTTCTGGCATGTGGAAGTTATTGGTATTGAGAAAAAGTTTTCCTGGTTTCGGCTTGCAACAAGACTCCGCAATAAGCCGGGGCTGAAGTTCATTTTTTGGTGGCGCTTAGCAAGTTTCCTTTATGAAAATGGATACCGCCGCATCGCGTACCGTATTCACTCACGCATTAAAGGCCGCTTTGCTTGCGATATTATGTTGGGCGCAAAGATAGGCGAGGGCTTGAGTATCGCACATCATGTTGGCGTCGTAGTCACCAAGCGGGTTGTGGCAGGGCGCAATATGCGGCTGACGCAAAACTCCGTAATAGGAAACAGTGGGAAGGGAAAAGACGGTTCAATTCTAATTGGCGATAACTTTTTCCTGGGATCAAATAGCTGTGTAATAGCTGATAATCTGGTGATCGGGAATAACGTTACCGTCGGTGCAATGAGCTTTATCAATAAAGACATTCCTGATAACTCCACTGTCTACACCCGCAAAACTGTAGAGCTCGTAGAAAGGGATTAA